Proteins encoded together in one Urocitellus parryii isolate mUroPar1 chromosome 3, mUroPar1.hap1, whole genome shotgun sequence window:
- the Npvf gene encoding pro-FMRFamide-related neuropeptide VF, with translation MEIISSKRFILLTLATSSLLTANIFCEDELLMPNLHSKENYNKHFEPRGAPKEEKEKSPNFQELKDWGPKNVMKMNTPSVNKMPHSAANLPLRFGRTMKEERSPGGTANLPLRFGRNMKTSISRHIPNLPQRFGRMTTAQSVTKTLSDLFQQSRHSLCASEFLYSNTCQSQENQNPDQKQPRRLVFKNIDDVEVKQEK, from the exons ATGGAAATCATTTCCTCAAAACGATTCATTTTATTGACTTTAGCCACTTCAAGCTTGTTAACAGCAAACATCTTTTGTGAAGATGAATTATTGATGCCcaatcttcacagcaaagaaaattacAACAAACATTTTGAG CCTAGGGGAGCcccaaaagaggaaaaggaaaaaagtcccAATTTTCAAGAGTTAAAAGATTGGGGACCAAAAAACGTCATGAAGATGAACACACCCTCAGTCAACAAAATGCCACACTCGGCAGCCAACCTGCCTCTGAGATTCGGGAGGAccatgaaagaagaaaggagccCTGGAGGGACAGCCAACCTGCCTCTGAGATttggaagaaatatgaaaaccAGCATATCCAGACACATTCCCAACCTTCCCCAAAGGTTTGGAAGAATGACAACAGCCCAAAGTGTCACCAAGACACTGAGTGATTTGTTCCAACAATCCAGGCATTCACTCTGTGCCAGTGAGTTCCTGTACTCCAACACCTGCCAGAGCCAAGAAAACCAGAATCCTGATCAAAAACAACCAAG GAGATTGGTATTCAAGAACATAGACGATGTGGAagtgaaacaagaaaaataa